In Anaerosporomusa subterranea, the DNA window TGGGCTGAAGATCGAGGCCTCTGGAATATCGTCAAAACCGACAATTCCCATATCATAACCTGGAGTTAAGCCTAATTCCTTTAGTTTCATCATGGCGCCAATCGCAATGATGTCGTTGTAACATAATACAGCGGTAGGTGGGGTGGGGAGGGCAAGGATTTTCTCGATAAGTACATGACCGCTTTCCCGCGTCATGGGGCCTTCAATAATTAGCGATTCGTCAACATCGAGTCCTGCAGCAAGCAGTCCGCTCACATATCCCTCTGTGCGACCATGCCAAGAAGACAGCTGTGAAACGCCACCCAGAAATGCAATGCGACGATGTCCTTTGCGAACTAAATGCTCAACAGCGCTACGGCCACCTGTTACATTGTCAATCCCAACATAGTCGCAGTGCCCCTCTGAAAGGTTTCTATTGATTAAGACAACGGGAATGCCCAACCGGCGGATACGATCAAGCGGTTCACGACGACTACCTGGGACCACGAAGAAAATAATGCCAGCTACCCTATGCTCAAGAATAGTTGAAACAAGGCGATCTTGGACAGTCGCAGAATCGAAAGTAGTTCCGAGAATAACCGTTTGGCCAAGTTGATTCAGTTCCTGGTGGATGCCGATCAGCAGCTCAGTATAAAACGGATTGGATAGGTCAGGAATAATCAGGCCGACTGTGGAGGATGCACCCTTAGAACGCAAATTCGCGGCGCCCCGATCATAGACATAGCCTAAATTCTGCATAGATGCAAATACTTTTTGACGCGTGGCTTCTGAAATATTCAGTTTCCCACGGATAGCGAGAGAGGCTGTTGTTTGAGAAACACCAGCATGTTTAGCCACCTCTTGCAGAGTTACTAGCTTTGGCTTTTCTTGTTTCATTTGAAACCACCTATGTGAGTTTTTTCAGAAATGGGGCATCTATTAGGAAGAAAGTGCAATTATTTATGGATCAATTATATTCTAACCGTAATTTTCTGTCAAACGTGATAATTGCCACTGTGTGAATTAATTCACTTGTATTCTGACAATACAAAATTATCAGAATACATATTGACAACAATTGCGACAGGGTAATATAATGCATTTAGATCGATCTAATAGAACGTTCCAATGATAATACTAGAGGTGAGTAAAATTCTCGAATTATTCTTAGAAAATCCTATGCAGCTGAAATTGAGAGAAGCAGCGTTACCAACGAGTCCAAAGAATAATGAAGTTAAGATGAGCATCATTTATGGCGGAATTTGCGGTTCTGACCTCAGGGTTTACAAAGGTTCGATTAGTTACGCAAAGTATCCGATCCGTCCTGGTCATGAAGTATTAGGAACGGTGATTGAAGCAGGCGTGGATACTAAT includes these proteins:
- a CDS encoding LacI family DNA-binding transcriptional regulator, with the translated sequence MKQEKPKLVTLQEVAKHAGVSQTTASLAIRGKLNISEATRQKVFASMQNLGYVYDRGAANLRSKGASSTVGLIIPDLSNPFYTELLIGIHQELNQLGQTVILGTTFDSATVQDRLVSTILEHRVAGIIFFVVPGSRREPLDRIRRLGIPVVLINRNLSEGHCDYVGIDNVTGGRSAVEHLVRKGHRRIAFLGGVSQLSSWHGRTEGYVSGLLAAGLDVDESLIIEGPMTRESGHVLIEKILALPTPPTAVLCYNDIIAIGAMMKLKELGLTPGYDMGIVGFDDIPEASIFSPRLTTVSSFPRRIGTHAVRLLHERIEGLDSEPRSVVLQPELIVRESCSHKNL